From the genome of Vagococcus entomophilus:
GAGTCGTACAAATAGAACCAGGACCAATCCCAACTTTTACAACATCTACCCCAACTTCAAATAAAGCGCGTGCACCCTCGGCTGTGGCAATATTTCCAGCGATTAAAGTAGCTTTAGGAAACGTCTTACGGATTTCTTTAATTTTACGAATCACACCCGCACTATGTCCATGTGCAGTATCTATGATAATTGCATCGGCACCGGCATCTAACAATGCTTCTGAGCGTTCAAAAGTGTCACTCGTTACACCTACGGCAGCTGCAACTAATAATCGCCCATGTTCGTCTTTTGCTGCATTAGGGAATTCAATTACCTTTTCAATATCCTTGATAGTGATCAGCCCGCTTAATTTACCAGCTTCATCTACAATTGGTAATTTTTCAATTTTATGTTTTTGTAAGATTTTTTCTGCATCTTTTAAAGAGGTTCCCACGGGTGCAGTGACCAATTTTTCTTTGGTCATCACCTCTTTAATCGGAACTTGATAGTCGGTTACAAAACGCAAATCACGATTTGTTAAAATCCCCACTAACTGACGATTTTCTAGAGTTTCGACAACGGGTACACCACTAATACGATATTTGGACATCAATTGTTCCGCATCTGCCACTAGATGTGTGGGAGTTAGGAAGAACGGATCAATGATAACGCCACTCTCTGAGCGTTTTACTTTTCTTACCTCGTCTGCTTGTTGTGCAATACTCATATTTTTATGTATAACACCTAATCCACCTTGACGGGCCATTGAAATCGCCATTTTGCTATCTGTTACCGTATCCATACTTGCACTGATAAAAGGAATATTCAATTTGATATTTTGGGCAAGTTGAACACCCATTTCTACTTCATTTGGTAGTACGTGACTTTCTGCTGGAATCAGCAATACATCATCAAACGTAAATCCTTTTTTTGCAAATTTTGTTTCCCAATTGGACATTGTCGACAACCTCTCCTCTTATTTATTTTTAATTACAAAAATAACAAACAAACCACAATTAGTCAATCATCTCGTCATCAAAAAACCATTTTTCACATTAAAATTTCATTTTCACGCACTTTATATTTTCGAAAAGAGCATGAGAGATCACTCGAAAGTGATCTTTCATGCTCTTACTATTCGAATAAACGAGGGGGGGCAGAAGTAACTCCCTTAAAAATACACTAACCTTCACAAAAATTTGATCGAATTTTTTCCTGAATTTCTTTTTATTCTTCAGAGTCAAAACTTCTGTCCCATCTCTTTCTTTTTCACCACTTATTAGTTTGGACGCAAGATGGTTCCTTGAATGCCAAATCGTTTTTTCAACAAATAGCGTACGCCAAATGTTACTCCAGCAAGAATCAAGTTTACAACTGGATCTAACTGAGGATTGATTGACGCTGGGATAAATGCTGCAAAAGAAAATACCGCAAACCACGCAAGTAAAATCAGCATCATAATGGCTGTTGACTTGATTAAGCCGGGACGTTTTTCTTTCGGTATATTTTCTCTAGCATATCTATAGACATATTTATCCATGATATAGAAAACATAGCCTCCAGAAAACGCCGCTAAAATCATCGTAATCAGTCCAAATGAACTGACAGATTGGCTGGTTTTAGAGATGAGATTGATTACGCCTCCCATGCCAGCTAAAAAGACCAATAAAAGTAAGGAATTATCAAGCCAAATTTCCCACAGCTTGTTTGCTTTCACAGGAGCTGGTCGATTCGCTAATTTTGACACATATTCCGAAGGTGTACCAAACAATTGGCGTGCCGTTGTTCCCTTTTTTTGCTCTTTCACAAGCACAGATACAACCTCATAAACCGTTGCCTTGATGGTCGTTTCATTTAGAGCAGACTCTTGTAGCTTTTTTTTCAAGTCAAATACATACTGTTCATTTCTTTTCGTTAATTGCTTTTCCAACGCTTCAATTGACTCTTTTGGAGCTACCGAAGTCACATTTTTTTCTTCTACCGCCACAAAGACTCCTCCTTATGTTTTGTAATGTAGTCTACTGGTTTAGACATTGAAACGAAATAGCATAATATCGCCATCTTGTACAACATATTCTTTTCCTTCAAGGCGAACTTTTCCTGCTTCTTTTGCTGCATGCATACTCCCATATTGAAGCAAATCTTCATAGGAGACGGTTTCAGCACGGATAAAACCACGCTCAAAGTCACTATGGATGACCCCTGCACATTGTGGTGCTTTCATGCCTTGTTTAAATGTCCAGGCACGTACTTCTTGAACACCCGCTGTGAAATAAGTAGCGAGTCCCAGCAAATGATAAGCCGCACGAATCAGTTGATCCAAACCAGATTCTTCGATTCCTAGATCTTCTAAAAATTCGACTTTATCTTCCTCATCCAACTCAGCGATTTCTTCTTCGGCACGAGCACAAATCACGATAACTTCTGCATTTTCTTCCGCAGCAAATTCTTTTACTTTTTTCACATAGGGATTATTGGAAGCATCTGCTATCTCGTCCTCTGACACATTTGCCACATATAACACTGGTTTTGTCGTCAGCAAAAACAAACTTTTTACTAAAGGCATTTCCTCCTCCGTAAACTCAATGCTTCTTGCAGATTTTCCTGCTTCTAAAACAGGTTTAATCTTATCAAGAACTGCTAGTTCTGCTACTGCTTCTTTGTCTTTTGTCTTAGCAACTTTGGCTACACGTGCATAACGCTTGTCAATAGACTCCAAATCCGCTAGAACTAACTCTAGGTTGATGGTTTCAATATCTGATAAAGGATCGACACGACC
Proteins encoded in this window:
- the guaB gene encoding IMP dehydrogenase, with protein sequence MSNWETKFAKKGFTFDDVLLIPAESHVLPNEVEMGVQLAQNIKLNIPFISASMDTVTDSKMAISMARQGGLGVIHKNMSIAQQADEVRKVKRSESGVIIDPFFLTPTHLVADAEQLMSKYRISGVPVVETLENRQLVGILTNRDLRFVTDYQVPIKEVMTKEKLVTAPVGTSLKDAEKILQKHKIEKLPIVDEAGKLSGLITIKDIEKVIEFPNAAKDEHGRLLVAAAVGVTSDTFERSEALLDAGADAIIIDTAHGHSAGVIRKIKEIRKTFPKATLIAGNIATAEGARALFEVGVDVVKVGIGPGSICTTRVVAGVGVPQLTAIYDAASVAREFGKPIIADGGIKYSGDVVKALAAGGHAVMLGSMLAGTDESPGEFEIFQGRRFKTYRGMGSLGAMEKGSSDRYFQSGVNEANKLVPEGIEGRVAYKGSAADILFQLVGGLKAGMGYVGAGNLKQLREEAQFVQMSGAGLRESHPHDVQITKEAPNYSFES
- a CDS encoding DUF1129 domain-containing protein, giving the protein MAVEEKNVTSVAPKESIEALEKQLTKRNEQYVFDLKKKLQESALNETTIKATVYEVVSVLVKEQKKGTTARQLFGTPSEYVSKLANRPAPVKANKLWEIWLDNSLLLLVFLAGMGGVINLISKTSQSVSSFGLITMILAAFSGGYVFYIMDKYVYRYARENIPKEKRPGLIKSTAIMMLILLAWFAVFSFAAFIPASINPQLDPVVNLILAGVTFGVRYLLKKRFGIQGTILRPN
- the ychF gene encoding redox-regulated ATPase YchF; this encodes MALTAGIVGLPNVGKSTLFNAITKAGAEAANYPFATIDPNVGMVEVPDYRLQKLTELVDPKKTVPTTFEFTDIAGIVRGASKGEGLGNKFLSHIRQVDAICHVVRCFDDDNITHVEGRVDPLSDIETINLELVLADLESIDKRYARVAKVAKTKDKEAVAELAVLDKIKPVLEAGKSARSIEFTEEEMPLVKSLFLLTTKPVLYVANVSEDEIADASNNPYVKKVKEFAAEENAEVIVICARAEEEIAELDEEDKVEFLEDLGIEESGLDQLIRAAYHLLGLATYFTAGVQEVRAWTFKQGMKAPQCAGVIHSDFERGFIRAETVSYEDLLQYGSMHAAKEAGKVRLEGKEYVVQDGDIMLFRFNV